A genomic region of uncultured Paludibaculum sp. contains the following coding sequences:
- a CDS encoding energy transducer TonB codes for MFEQSFVEGTVKTNRGWPVVVSSLLQVTLISGGVIVPLLNPEMLPHSGILSTYLATPPLPPPPKAPEAPQAPTTRKAPPRVPRDGQMVAYTRIPPKAAVIEDPPNVGPEAGVIGSIGDGVPNSAGNSFISQLVNSAQKPVEPPPVAKPTVQQQKPPERTRLGGNVLEAKILSRTIPVYPRLAIQARLQGTVTFTAIIARDGTIQHLQLVSGHPLFVQAATDAVKQWRYRPTMLNGEPVEVVAPIEVKFILNN; via the coding sequence ATGTTCGAGCAAAGCTTCGTCGAGGGAACCGTCAAGACAAACCGAGGATGGCCCGTAGTGGTCTCCTCGTTGCTGCAAGTGACTCTGATCAGCGGGGGTGTGATTGTCCCGCTGCTGAACCCTGAAATGTTGCCTCACAGTGGGATATTGAGCACGTATCTGGCCACTCCGCCATTGCCTCCGCCCCCGAAGGCGCCGGAGGCACCGCAAGCACCGACAACGCGCAAGGCGCCGCCACGAGTGCCGCGAGACGGGCAGATGGTGGCGTACACGCGGATCCCGCCGAAAGCGGCTGTGATTGAAGACCCGCCGAACGTGGGCCCGGAAGCTGGCGTAATCGGCAGCATTGGCGATGGTGTGCCCAACTCGGCGGGCAACTCGTTCATCAGCCAGTTGGTCAACTCCGCTCAGAAGCCGGTCGAGCCGCCGCCGGTGGCCAAGCCGACGGTGCAGCAGCAGAAGCCACCGGAGAGGACGAGGCTTGGGGGCAATGTGCTGGAAGCGAAGATCCTGTCTCGGACGATCCCCGTGTATCCTCGCTTGGCGATTCAGGCGCGCCTACAGGGCACAGTGACGTTCACGGCGATCATTGCGCGAGACGGGACCATCCAGCATCTGCAACTGGTCTCGGGCCATCCATTGTTTGTGCAGGCAGCGACCGACGCCGTGAAGCAGTGGCGCTACCGGCCGACGATGTTGAACGGCGAACCGGTGGAGGTGGTGGCGCCAATCGAGGTGAAATTCATACTCAACAATTGA
- a CDS encoding CDP-alcohol phosphatidyltransferase family protein codes for MTTPSVTPQTAKEFQPAARQQTSILSSLEKRALLHLARALPRSVNSDHLTALGFLAMVAAGACYYWAASNPAAGLTAVTLCLALNWFGDSLDGTLARVRDQQRPRYGFYLDHILDSAGSIFLFGGLAISGYMSPGIAAGLLVIYLLLSIEVFLATYTIGKFQISFGAFSPTELRLLLVIGNVALLWKPVVVLFGRQFLLFDVGGACGIAGMLAIVVYSIAKHTAQLYREETRW; via the coding sequence ATGACAACGCCTAGCGTGACACCACAAACAGCAAAAGAGTTCCAGCCAGCCGCCCGCCAGCAGACCAGCATCCTCTCCTCCCTCGAGAAGCGCGCGCTCCTCCACCTGGCCCGAGCCCTGCCGCGGAGCGTCAACTCCGACCACCTGACGGCCCTCGGCTTCCTTGCCATGGTGGCCGCCGGAGCCTGCTATTACTGGGCCGCCAGCAATCCGGCCGCCGGTCTGACTGCTGTCACTCTCTGCCTGGCCCTCAATTGGTTTGGCGACAGTCTCGACGGCACACTGGCCCGTGTCCGCGACCAGCAGCGCCCCCGTTACGGCTTCTACCTCGACCACATCCTCGACTCGGCCGGCTCCATCTTTTTATTTGGAGGCCTTGCTATTTCCGGATATATGAGTCCTGGAATTGCCGCGGGATTATTAGTGATCTATTTGCTCCTCAGCATCGAGGTCTTCCTTGCCACTTATACAATCGGCAAGTTTCAAATCAGCTTCGGAGCCTTCAGTCCGACGGAGTTGCGCCTCCTCCTGGTCATCGGAAATGTAGCTCTATTGTGGAAGCCCGTCGTGGTCCTCTTCGGTCGGCAGTTCCTGCTCTTCGACGTCGGCGGAGCCTGCGGCATAGCAGGTATGCTTGCGATTGTCGTGTACTCCATTGCGAAGCATACCGCCCAGCTCTACCGCGAGGAGACACGCTGGTGA
- a CDS encoding GtrA family protein, with protein MSLGVRWLKFNAVGLLGIGVQLAALQLFAGPLHWNYLIATAAAVETAVLHNFFWHIAWTWRGEPRPIAGRLLRFHLGNGLVSIGVNVGLMRLLSGSLGLPLLPANLLCIGLAALANFAVSEWWVFAAHPEANG; from the coding sequence GTGAGCCTCGGCGTGCGCTGGCTCAAGTTCAACGCCGTGGGCCTGCTGGGAATCGGAGTCCAACTCGCCGCTTTACAATTGTTTGCCGGGCCCCTGCACTGGAACTACCTCATCGCCACGGCCGCCGCGGTCGAGACCGCCGTGCTTCACAACTTCTTTTGGCACATCGCTTGGACGTGGCGTGGCGAGCCGCGGCCCATCGCCGGCCGCCTGCTCCGCTTTCACCTCGGCAACGGGTTGGTCTCCATCGGCGTCAACGTCGGTCTCATGCGTCTGCTGTCCGGATCCCTGGGCCTGCCGCTCCTGCCGGCAAATCTCCTGTGCATCGGCCTCGCCGCCCTGGCCAACTTCGCCGTCAGCGAGTGGTGGGTCTTTGCCGCCCACCCGGAGGCCAACGGCTGA
- a CDS encoding ThuA domain-containing protein: MSRLILLVSFLTASLFGGQWLEYPGGKGPGKGKHIVLISGDEEYRSEEALPQLAKILSTRHGFQCMVLFAIDRKDGTINPNQNDNIPGLEALDKADLMILFTRFRDLPDDQMKHIVDYVNSGRPIVAMRTATHAFLLKTSATYKRYSYNSEEWDGGFGRQILGETWINHHGRHAIESTRGVFAPGQERHPILRGISSGAIWVPSDVYTTKQPLFGDSVPLVLGQVLTGMKPDDPPLIGPKNDPMMPVAWVKTYKSESGRRGRVFTTTMGAANDLQSEALRRLVVNGCYWALSLEKKLPAKSNVDLIGDYRPSPFKFGGFVKGIKPSDLELK; encoded by the coding sequence ATGAGTCGCCTTATCCTGCTCGTCTCATTTCTCACCGCCTCTCTATTTGGGGGCCAATGGCTGGAGTACCCGGGAGGCAAGGGTCCAGGCAAGGGCAAGCACATTGTGCTGATCAGCGGGGACGAAGAGTACCGCTCCGAGGAGGCGCTGCCGCAGTTGGCAAAGATCCTCTCGACGCGGCACGGATTCCAGTGTATGGTGCTATTTGCGATCGACCGCAAGGACGGCACGATCAACCCGAATCAGAACGACAACATCCCCGGACTGGAGGCACTGGACAAGGCGGACCTGATGATTCTGTTCACGCGCTTCCGCGATTTGCCGGACGATCAGATGAAGCACATTGTGGATTACGTGAACTCAGGGCGGCCGATTGTGGCGATGCGGACGGCGACCCATGCGTTCCTGCTGAAGACGAGTGCAACGTATAAGCGTTACAGTTATAACAGCGAGGAATGGGATGGCGGCTTCGGCCGGCAGATTCTGGGAGAGACGTGGATTAACCACCACGGAAGGCATGCGATTGAGAGTACGCGGGGGGTGTTCGCTCCAGGTCAAGAGCGGCATCCGATTTTGCGGGGTATCAGCAGCGGAGCGATATGGGTACCCAGCGACGTGTACACAACGAAACAGCCCCTGTTTGGCGATTCCGTGCCGTTGGTGTTGGGCCAGGTTCTGACAGGAATGAAGCCCGACGATCCGCCGCTGATCGGACCCAAGAACGATCCGATGATGCCGGTGGCGTGGGTAAAGACCTACAAGTCCGAGAGTGGCAGGCGCGGCCGCGTGTTTACTACTACAATGGGCGCTGCCAACGATCTGCAAAGCGAGGCGCTGCGGCGCCTTGTCGTGAATGGCTGTTACTGGGCCCTAAGCCTGGAAAAGAAGCTCCCCGCTAAGAGCAATGTCGATCTGATTGGAGACTACCGGCCTTCCCCGTTCAAGTTCGGTGGTTTCGTGAAGGGCATCAAGCCGTCGGACCTGGAGTTGAAATGA
- a CDS encoding 3-oxoacyl-ACP reductase family protein has product MSLRDKTILITGAGRGIGEGLARDLGAQGARIGVHYLNEDDAARATCDAIRAAGGQAEPFQADLSSVAACRFLVNRTVERFGRLDVLINNAGLDPGLMSLFEVTEERYDQVMNVNLKGAFFCAQAAARLMIDQGGPGRIVNISSIHARVTLAGRSVYVSSKGGVDAMTRAMAMDLAPHGITVNAIAPGFIEVERSIHVIPGYDRQAVGQSLPIGRVGFPKDISALAAFLASDESSFITGQVIVSDGGTTTRMNFRI; this is encoded by the coding sequence ATGAGCCTGCGAGACAAGACGATCCTGATCACCGGCGCGGGCCGGGGCATCGGCGAAGGTCTGGCGCGCGATCTCGGTGCCCAGGGCGCCCGCATCGGTGTCCACTACCTGAACGAAGACGACGCGGCGCGCGCCACCTGCGACGCCATCCGAGCCGCTGGTGGACAGGCCGAACCCTTCCAGGCCGATCTCTCCTCCGTCGCCGCGTGCCGCTTCCTCGTGAACCGCACGGTGGAGCGCTTCGGCCGCCTCGATGTGCTCATCAACAATGCCGGCCTCGATCCTGGCCTGATGAGCCTCTTCGAAGTCACTGAGGAGCGCTATGACCAGGTCATGAACGTGAACCTGAAAGGCGCCTTCTTTTGCGCGCAGGCCGCTGCTCGGCTCATGATCGACCAGGGCGGCCCTGGTCGCATCGTGAACATCAGTTCCATCCACGCCCGTGTCACCCTGGCTGGCCGCAGCGTGTACGTCTCGTCGAAAGGCGGAGTCGATGCGATGACTCGCGCAATGGCCATGGACCTTGCGCCCCATGGCATCACCGTGAATGCCATCGCCCCCGGCTTCATCGAAGTCGAGCGCAGCATCCACGTCATCCCCGGCTACGACCGTCAGGCGGTCGGCCAGTCCTTGCCCATCGGTCGAGTCGGCTTTCCCAAGGACATCAGCGCCCTGGCGGCGTTCCTCGCCTCGGACGAGTCCAGCTTCATCACCGGTCAGGTGATCGTGTCGGACGGAGGCACCACGACACGGATGAACTTCCGGATCTAG
- a CDS encoding 3-hydroxyacyl-CoA dehydrogenase family protein: MKIEKAVVIGTGMMGPGIAATLALGGVASTIASRTEPGAQKGLEQAWRQLSQLAEHQLIHVSDVPRARALLRATSSLEEAAGETDLVIESAPENMAFKQELFEKLDQWTRPDAILTSNTSGLSITAIASRCAHPERVVTTHFWNPPHLMPLVEVVRGEKSSDEVVEAVRALLAYCGKVPVVVKKDRPGQLGNRMQMALVREAVNIVQEGIADARDVDVAAKLGFGLRLPVYGVLEHQDLVGLELGRQICGYVAADLNNDPKAPALFDQKITAGETGAAAGRGFHEWPAGLANEVRARRDRFLIDCLRRGVVATASPAQGKEPRKEAVPLW, from the coding sequence ATGAAGATTGAGAAAGCGGTCGTAATTGGGACCGGGATGATGGGACCGGGGATAGCGGCGACGCTGGCGCTGGGTGGCGTGGCGTCGACCATCGCGAGCCGAACCGAGCCCGGAGCCCAGAAGGGACTGGAGCAGGCCTGGAGACAGTTGTCTCAACTAGCGGAGCATCAGTTAATTCACGTGAGTGATGTACCGAGGGCGAGGGCGCTGCTGCGGGCGACGAGCAGCCTGGAAGAGGCGGCGGGCGAGACCGATCTGGTGATCGAATCGGCTCCGGAGAACATGGCATTCAAACAGGAGCTATTCGAGAAATTGGACCAGTGGACGCGGCCAGACGCGATTCTCACCTCGAACACATCGGGCTTGAGCATCACGGCCATTGCGTCGCGGTGCGCGCATCCGGAGCGAGTGGTGACTACGCACTTCTGGAATCCGCCGCACCTGATGCCGTTGGTGGAAGTGGTGCGGGGGGAGAAGAGTTCCGACGAAGTGGTGGAAGCCGTGCGGGCGCTGTTGGCGTACTGCGGCAAGGTGCCGGTGGTGGTGAAGAAGGACAGGCCGGGCCAGTTGGGCAACCGCATGCAGATGGCGCTGGTGCGGGAAGCGGTGAACATCGTCCAGGAGGGCATCGCCGATGCCCGGGACGTGGACGTGGCCGCGAAGTTGGGTTTCGGGCTGCGGCTGCCGGTCTACGGGGTGCTGGAGCATCAGGATCTGGTGGGTCTGGAGTTGGGCCGGCAGATCTGCGGGTATGTGGCAGCGGACCTGAACAACGACCCAAAGGCGCCGGCTCTGTTCGACCAGAAGATCACGGCCGGCGAGACGGGTGCGGCGGCCGGGCGAGGGTTCCATGAGTGGCCGGCGGGTCTGGCGAACGAAGTGAGAGCGCGAAGGGACCGGTTCCTGATCGACTGCCTGCGGCGTGGCGTGGTGGCAACGGCGAGTCCGGCGCAGGGGAAAGAGCCCCGCAAAGAAGCTGTTCCGCTCTGGTAG